The following proteins come from a genomic window of Limosilactobacillus reuteri:
- the rnpA gene encoding ribonuclease P protein component, with protein sequence MRKSYRVKKESEFQRVFETHNSVANHKFVVYQMEKPGQKHFRVGISVGKRIGNAVHRNWVKRRIRQTLLEVKPQLRSDVDFLVIARSAADGLSMAETKKNLVHVLKRAHLLDEKSED encoded by the coding sequence ATGAGAAAATCATATCGCGTAAAAAAGGAAAGTGAGTTTCAACGGGTTTTTGAAACCCATAATTCCGTGGCCAACCACAAATTTGTCGTATATCAAATGGAAAAACCAGGACAAAAACATTTTCGTGTCGGTATTTCTGTCGGAAAAAGGATTGGAAATGCTGTTCATCGTAATTGGGTTAAGCGGCGTATTCGTCAAACATTATTAGAGGTGAAACCGCAATTACGGTCCGATGTTGATTTCTTGGTTATTGCTCGGTCAGCGGCAGATGGTTTATCAATGGCAGAAACAAAGAAAAACCTAGTGCACGTTTTAAAGCGGGCACATTTGTTAGATGAAAAAAGTGAGGATTAG